From the Jilunia laotingensis genome, the window TATAATATTATAATGTTAGAGTCATAAGGTTATTCTTAGGGTCTATCCTTCTTCAATCGGTCGGCCATGGCACGAGCCAGATTTTCACATTGTGTGTAAGTGATGTCTTTCATAGCCTGTTTCATTTCAACCGGATCACCTACAACTTCAAACTTACTCTTTTCTGCAAATTCGGCCATCCGTTTCACAGCCGCACCTGCCCAAGTGAAAGAACCGAACATACCCAAATAACGTCCTTTGAGTTCGCGAACCAATATCTTTGAAAGCAATGATTCCACCTCCGGATAAATCTGATTGCTATATGTCGGTGAGCCTATGATCAGTCCTTTATACCTAAATATGTCGGCAAGTATATAAGAAGGATCACTCTTGCTTACGTTATGCATCACAATGTTCCGGATGCCTTGCGCTGATAATTCGGCTGCAATAGCCTCCGCCATCTGCTCAGTGTTGCCATACATACTTCCATAAGCTATCACCACTCCTTCTTCGGCTACATACCGGCTCAATCTGTCATAAATTCCCACGACCTTTGGAATATTATCCGTCCATACGGGTCCATGAGTGGAACAGATCACGGAAATAGGCAGACCGCCAAGTTTCTGCAAAGCTTTCTGCACAGGACTTCCATACTTACCTACAATATTCGAATAATAACGTACCATTTCATCCCAACAACGGTCTATATTAATGCGTGTATCCAGAAAGCCACCATCTACTGTGCCAAAACATCCGAATCCGTCACCGGAAAATAGAATGCCATCCGTTTCGTCAAAAGTCATCATCGTCTCAGGCCAATGCACCATCGGAGTGAGATAAAAACGAAGCTTATGTCGTCCCAACGCAAGGAAATCTCCGTCTTTAACAAGATATTGCTCACCAGTAACACCATAAAAGCCTTCAATCATGCCGAAAGTCAACTTATTTCCAACAATAACGATGTTGGGATAATGTTGTTTAATCAGCCGGATAGATCCGGAATGATCCGGCTCCATGTGATTTATAATCAGATAATCGATAGGACGGTCACCAATAACCTGTTTGATCTTGCGGAGATATACTTCAAAATAACAGATGTCGACTGTATCGACAAGAGCTACCATCTCATCATCAATCAAATAAGAGTTATACGAAACTCCGTATGGCAACGGCCACATTCCTTCAAAAAGATGTTTCGTTCGGTCGTTTACTCCCACATAGTGGACGTTTCCTTTAATTCCAGTTTTTTGTTCCATTCTATTTTTGAGTTACAAATAAATGAGTTACGAGATGCGAGCTATAAACTAAATCATCATCGCGCAAAGATACTTTATTTTTCTGAATCCTCGAATTCCTTTCCCTGATATGCCCCCCTTTCTTTCATTCTTTTTTGAACGCGGGCGGTAAATTCATAATTTTTTAATCCCCAGTCGGGTGCAATTAATAATTCACGGGGCGATTGAGAGACAAAACGCTCGAGTACAATATCCGGGCGCAAATGTTCGACATAATCTATAACAAGCTCGATGTACTCGTCCACATCAGTAAAGAGATGAAAGTCGGCAGGATTTTGTTGATATTCACGAGCCATACGGGTACCACGGATTAACTGAAGCTGATGCATCTTCAAAGTAGACAAAGGCAGTTTGGAAAGCTCTCCCGCCTGTGCGACAATATCATTATGAGATTCCCCGGGCAATCCAAGAATGACATGGCCACCGGTTAAAATTCCGCTTCCGGCAGTTCGTTGAACGGCATCCGCAGTGGCCTCATAAGAGTGCCCCCGGTTTATTCTTTTCAAAGTCTCATTGTTAGTCGTTTCAATGCCATATTCCACTAATAGAAACGTCTGCTTGTTCAAAATCTCCAAATAATGCAAAAGACTATCCGGCATACAATCCGGACGTGTACCGATCACAAGCCCCACTACCCCATCTACACTCAATGCTTCTTCATATTTCCGTTTCAGCGTTTCAAGTTCCGAATACGTATTTGTATAAGCCTGAAAATAGGCCAGATACCTCATCTCGGGATATTTGTGAGCAAAAAACAGCTTTCCTTCCTCCAATTGTTGAGAAATGCTTTTCTCCGTGCGACAATAATCGGGATTAAAAGTCTGGTTATTGCAATAAGTACAGCCTCCCTGCCCTTTTGTTCCATCCCGATTCGGGCAGGTAAATCCGGCATTCAAAGAAATCTTCTGTACCTTAAAAGGGAAATAACGCTTTAGGAAATACGGAAACTCGTTGTATAATGGCTGATTCATTTTATACATTCTTTTAGTTGGGAACAAACATAAGAAAAACCAAGTAAACTTGAAAGACTCATGTTACTTTTCTTACGAAAAATCACGATACAATGCAAGTATCCTTTAAGAACGGTTTATCCGGCATAACTATGCATTCCCCCTAACAGAAAGTTTACTCCAAAATAAGTAATCAATACCGTGAGGAATGCCACGATCGAAAACAAATGGAAAAATAATGGACGACGGAAATAGTGCAATGAAGCCGGATGCAACGCCAATGCGTACACCAGCATTGTAATGAGCGCCCACACTTCTTTCGGATCCCACCCCCAGTAACGTCCCCACGATACATTTGCCCAGACTGCCCCTACAAAAATGCCGATAGCCAACAGAAATACTGCCGGATAAAGAATAATCCTGCTAATCAATTGTAAGCACTCTACCGATTCCCTGTATTCTTTGTGAGTGAAACGTAGAATAAAAGCAGCCACACCATTGAGCATCACAAATGCCAACAACGAATAGGCCACCATGATTACTACCACATGGATGGACAAAAGAGGAGATGCCAGAACCGGCATCAATTTCGTGATTTGCGGATTTGCTTCGCCCAACATGGAAACTAACAAAGCCAGTCCACACAACAGAAATCCAAAAGGGAGAATCAGTATAAACCGTTTCTGAAGATAAAACGAAAGTATTAGAGTTACCCACGCCATGAACTGCATCGTCTCATATCCATTGGATAAGGGCAAATGATTGCCTATATATCCCCGCAAAGCGATAGTCAGGGTAAGATAAAGGAAAGGAATGATAAGCAGAACGTTCAATCCCAGTGTCCACCGACGATCAATAGGACGCTGATGACCCA encodes:
- a CDS encoding FprA family A-type flavoprotein, with product MEQKTGIKGNVHYVGVNDRTKHLFEGMWPLPYGVSYNSYLIDDEMVALVDTVDICYFEVYLRKIKQVIGDRPIDYLIINHMEPDHSGSIRLIKQHYPNIVIVGNKLTFGMIEGFYGVTGEQYLVKDGDFLALGRHKLRFYLTPMVHWPETMMTFDETDGILFSGDGFGCFGTVDGGFLDTRINIDRCWDEMVRYYSNIVGKYGSPVQKALQKLGGLPISVICSTHGPVWTDNIPKVVGIYDRLSRYVAEEGVVIAYGSMYGNTEQMAEAIAAELSAQGIRNIVMHNVSKSDPSYILADIFRYKGLIIGSPTYSNQIYPEVESLLSKILVRELKGRYLGMFGSFTWAGAAVKRMAEFAEKSKFEVVGDPVEMKQAMKDITYTQCENLARAMADRLKKDRP
- a CDS encoding TIGR01212 family radical SAM protein (This family includes YhcC from E. coli K-12, an uncharacterized radical SAM protein.) yields the protein MNQPLYNEFPYFLKRYFPFKVQKISLNAGFTCPNRDGTKGQGGCTYCNNQTFNPDYCRTEKSISQQLEEGKLFFAHKYPEMRYLAYFQAYTNTYSELETLKRKYEEALSVDGVVGLVIGTRPDCMPDSLLHYLEILNKQTFLLVEYGIETTNNETLKRINRGHSYEATADAVQRTAGSGILTGGHVILGLPGESHNDIVAQAGELSKLPLSTLKMHQLQLIRGTRMAREYQQNPADFHLFTDVDEYIELVIDYVEHLRPDIVLERFVSQSPRELLIAPDWGLKNYEFTARVQKRMKERGAYQGKEFEDSEK